A DNA window from Naumovozyma dairenensis CBS 421 chromosome 8, complete genome contains the following coding sequences:
- the RRI1 gene encoding COP9 signalosome catalytic subunit RRI1 (similar to Saccharomyces cerevisiae RRI1 (YDL216C); ancestral locus Anc_2.67), whose translation MTDQCLSSLSLAELKQLIEKEYSATQINPGNHGSEDNVYGSSSFLNNNNNSSHLITQEYLLKQDILSSQHHHATHSEKAPWKENPQYFEMVLISKLACIKILNHSLRGGDIEIMGMLVGTVQGTKLIVYDCYELPVEGTETRVNAQLESYEYMVQYMDEIIHTGGSRNTTSTYDSSSTNTRNILNIIGWYHSHPGYDCWLSNIDVQTQELNQNFQDPYVAIVVDPHKSVKEDKLSIGAYRTLSGKGDTKFFELPLFVFDSDLNLPLKDSKLKFETPVFDDSYDSELLDKLIDTVKQWNSFIDAKEAKAIENKTVTGHKKDNLPINSTNQITSNNSNDILPSDLNCVSSTFNHEKKIRSGSVSSSTSFSTDTDRDRYIANRSDNDSDIDISNTKSIDGGIESMTSSVYTMRDTNTVSAANTTTSPSFLHTRQTSLDNSRSSQRRDHMSGSLFNSVRTLHGEFSMRLDTDTLERNDYKVHKKMLLASKTREYKKLRFFRDTFTL comes from the coding sequence ATGACAGACCAATGCTTATCTAGTTTGTCTCTCGCAGAATTGAAACAACTAATTGAGAAAGAGTACTCAGCAACGCAAATCAACCCTGGAAACCATGGCTCTGAAGATAATGTATATGGATCTTCGTCATTTCtgaacaataataataattcatccCATCTGATTACTCAAGAATATTTGTTGAAACaagatatattatcatcacaACACCACCATGCCACACATTCTGAAAAGGCACCGTGGAAGGAGAACCCgcaatattttgaaatggTGCTTATATCAAAACTAGCATgcataaaaatattaaatcattcttTAAGAGGTGGGGATATAGAAATAATGGGGATGCTTGTTGGAACGGTACAAGGAACTAAATTGATTGTTTATGATTGTTACGAATTACCGGTCGAAGGAACAGAAACTAGAGTTAATGCACAATTGGAATCATATGAATATATGGTTCAATATATGGATGAAATAATTCATACCGGGGGGAGTCGTAATACCACAAGTACATATGATTCAAGCTCGACGAACACAAGAAATATACtaaatattattggttGGTATCATTCACATCCTGGGTATGACTGTTGGTTAAGTAATATTGACGTGCAAACTCAAGAATTAAATCAAAACTTTCAAGATCCTTATGTAGCAATTGTGGTAGATCCTCATAAAAGTGTTAAGGAAGATAAATTATCCATTGGTGCTTACAGAACTTTATCAGGAAAGGGAGATACCAAGTTCTTTGAACTACCTCTTTTTGTGTTTGATTCTGATTTGAACTTACCCTTAAAAGATTCCAAATTGAAATTCGAAACCCCAGTTTTCGATGATTCTTACGATTCAGAATTGTTAGATAAATTGATCGATACAGTCAAACAATGGAATAGTTTTATTGACGCAAAAGAAGCAAAGGCTATCGAAAACAAGACCGTAACTGGTCACAAAAAAGATAACTTACCTATAAACTCAACAAATCAAATCACCTCCAATAACAGTAACGATATATTACCCTCGGATTTGAATTGTGTATCATCAACATTTAATCatgaaaagaagataagATCAGGCTCTGTGAGTAGTTCCACATCTTTTTCGACTGATACTGATAGAGATAGATATATTGCTAACAGGAGTGATAATGACAGCGATATTGATATAAGTAACACAAAGAGTATTGATGGCGGGATAGAAAGCATGACTAGTAGTGTATATACTATGCGTGATACAAATACAGTAAGTGCAGCTAATACTACGACATCGCCGTCTTTCTTACATACTAGACAGACATCCTTAGATAATTCACGGTCATCACAGCGAAGAGATCATATGAGTGGATCCTTGTTCAACAGTGTAAGAACTTTACATGGTGAGTTTTCAATGAGATTGGATACCGATACTTTAGAGCGAAATGATTACAAGGTTCATAAGAAGATGTTACTGGCGTCCAAAACGAGAGAATATAAAAAGTTGCGCTTTTTTAGAGATACTTTTACCTTATGA
- the GDH2 gene encoding glutamate dehydrogenase (NAD(+)) (similar to Saccharomyces cerevisiae GDH2 (YDL215C); ancestral locus Anc_2.68), whose protein sequence is MTITHNISPTTPNVDNNTLNLPAKSSIPPDISTLSISSLSDYHVFDFPGKESQREEVVDILDQQGFIPDNLIEQEVDWFYNSLGIDDLFFSREKPQIISNIIHSLYASKIDSFAKSNFINNKPQYFNIKNKIITGPNHAIFMESKGHSRNTQKDTNSMNVDNSKVSYIDNDDEDQPYQLDQEIDDLFLDNKLKHSCRLVSFWTQESDLKLTFVYDSNFIQRNTISQPPDFNQISNNNTNKDDMEKEKEIEQNENNFFKHLSPLSTNDLLKGNIDTISDKTMAQVSSLENKKLYGHLINLVQERDGPVIRTIHSIENNDEIRLLVAFKRFSTQKYYSALNSLFHYYKIKPSKFYLETFKSPNMKNINNENITIFSIYLNQSQQPEDVLPHDLELAIKQIEREASLLYTIPNNSFNKVYQQRLFSPQEAIYAHVSAIFINHFINRLGSEYQTLISQISVRENDTVLLEVITNLKKKLRNETFTQEMIIDVLHKYSKIVSKLYKNFAQLHYLQDENKKLEKTLSFKRLASIEPFANDQEFETYLNKFIPNDSPDLLILQTLNLFNKSIVKTNFFITRKVAISFRLNPSLIMPKIEYPETPFGVFFVVGNTFKGFHIRFREISRGGIRIVCSKTQDIFDMNSKTVIDENYQLASTQQRKNKDIPEGGSKGVILLNPGLFEPDQTFNAFSQYVDAIIDILIKDPLKEKYIDYLDHEEILFFGPDEGTAGFVNWATNHAHKRGCPWWKSFLTGKSPNLGGIPHDEYGMTSLGVRAFVNKMYETLNLNDSVIHKFQTGGPDGDLGSNEILLSTDNEIYVGIVDGSGVICDPMGLDKNELFKLAHKRLMVSHYDNTKFSKSGFYVSVTDMDLMLPNGTIVANGTTFRNTFHTQIFRFVDHVDLFVPCGGRPNSISLSNLHFFIDEKTGKSKIPYIVEGANLFIAQAAKIELEKHGCILFKDASANKGGVTSSSLEVLASLALSDNDFVNKFIGKKNNTLQARSIPRTDGSLDEIIESNEIDNDSIQEDDDNEERTALYKSYVVEVQARIQKNAEAEFNQLWKINQSTGTPISELSNILSLTINKLNDDLVGSEELWLNDLKLRNYLLLNKIIPNLLIDVAGAEQVLNNIPEPYLKVMLSSYLSSTFVYQNGIDVNIGKFLEFIGELKREVAEKS, encoded by the coding sequence ATGACTATAACCCATAATATATCACCAACAACCCCAAatgttgataataatactttaAACCTCCCAGCAAAATCCTCGATACCTCCTGACATTTCGACTTTATCAATCTCTTCGTTATCAGATTATCATGTATTTGATTTCCCTGGTAAGGAAAGTCAAAGAGAAGAAGTAGTAGATATACTTGATCAACAAGGTTTTATCCCAGATAACTTAATTGAACAAGAAGTAGATTGGTTCTATAATTCATTAGGTATTGATGatcttttcttctcaaGAGAAAAACCACAAATTATATCTAAcatcattcattcattatatGCTTCCAAAATAGATTCATTTGCTAAatctaatttcattaataataagccacaatattttaatatcaaaaataaaattattacagGACCAAATCATGCTATTTTCATGGAATCTAAAGGACATTCAAGAAATACACAAAAGGATACAAATAGTATGAATGTCGATAACTCTAAAGTTAGTTATATTGACAATGATGACGAAGATCAACCTTACCAATTAGATCAAGAAATAGATGATTTATTCttagataataaattaaaacattCTTGCAGATTAGTATCATTCTGGACTCAAGAAAGCGATTTAAAATTAACTTTTGTTTATGATAGTAATTTTATTCAACGTAACACTATTTCTCAACCACCAGATTTTAATCAAattagtaataataacacgaataaagatgatatggaaaaagaaaaggaaattgaacaaaatgaaaataatttctttaaacaTTTAAGTCCATTATCAACAAATGATCTTTTAAAGGGAAATATCGATACCATTTCTGATAAAACAATGGCTCAAGTTTCAtcattggaaaataaaaaattatatggTCATTTAATTAACTTGGTTCAAGAAAGAGATGGCCCTGTCATTAGAACTATTCattccattgaaaataatgatgaaattagatTATTGGTAGcttttaaaagattttccactcaaaaatattattctgCTTTAAACTCACttttccattattataaaattaAACCTTCAAAATTTTATCTGGAAACTTTTAAATCTCctaatatgaaaaatattaataatgaaaatattaccaTCTTTTCAATCTATTTAAATCAATCTCAACAACCAGAAGATGTATTACCACATGATTTAGAATTAGCTATAAAACAGATTGAAAGAGAAGCTTCATTGTTATATACTATCCcaaataattctttcaataaagtTTATCAACAAAGATTGTTTTCTCCACAAGAAGCCATCTATGCTCATGTGTCTGctattttcatcaatcatttcattaatagATTAGGTTCTGAGTATCAAACTTTAATTTCTCAAATTTCTGTAAGAGAAAACGATACTGTCTTGTTGGAAGTTATAactaatttgaaaaaaaaattgagaaATGAAACTTTCACCCAAGAAATGATTATTGACGTTTTACataaatattccaaaattgTATCCAAATTATACAAGAATTTTGCCCAATTACATTATTTacaagatgaaaataaaaaattagagAAGactttatcatttaaaagATTAGCAAGTATAGAACCATTTGCAAACGATCAAGAATTCGaaacatatttaaataaattcatcCCCAATGATTCTCCAGATTTATTAATCCTTCAAACTttaaatttgtttaatAAATCCATTGTTAAGacaaatttctttattacaagaaaagTAGCCATCTCATTTAGATTGAATCCAAGTTTAATTATGCccaaaattgaatatccTGAAACTCCATTTGGTGTATTTTTCGTCGTAGGGAATACTTTTAAAGGATTCCATATTAGATTTAGAGAAATTTCAAGAGGTGGTATTCGTATAGTTTGTTCAAAGACTCaagatatatttgatatGAATTCCAAAACTgtcattgatgaaaattatcaattagCTTCCACTCAACAGcgtaaaaataaagatatcCCAGAAGGTGGGTCAAAAGGTGTCATTCTTTTAAATCCTGGCCTTTTTGAACCTGATCAGACTTTCAATGCATTTAGCCAATACGTAGATGCCATAATCGATATCTTAATTAAAGATCCattgaaggaaaaatatatcGATTATTTAGATCATGAAgaaattcttttctttggtCCAGATGAAGGTACTGCAGGTTTTGTAAATTGGGCAACAAATCATGCTCATAAGAGAGGTTGTCCATGGTGGAAATCTTTCTTAACTGGGAAATCTCCAAATCTTGGTGGTATCCCACATGACGAATATGGTATGACGTCTCTTGGTGTTCGTGCTTTCGTTAATAAAATGTATGAAACATTAAATTTGAACGATTCTGTCATTCATAAATTCCAAACTGGTGGTCCAGATGGTGACTTAGGttcaaatgaaatattattatccacagataatgaaatttatgTAGGTATCGTCGATGGTTCTGGTGTCATTTGTGATCCAATGGGACTAGATAAAAATGAACTATTTAAATTGGCACATAAGAGACTAATGGTTTCCCATTATGATAACACGAAATTTAGTAAATCAGGGTTTTACGTCTCTGTAACAGATATGGATTTAATGTTACCCAATGGGACCATTGTAGCGAATGGTACTACCTTCAGAAATACTTTCCATACTCAAATTTTTAGATTTGTCGATCatgttgatttatttgttcCATGTGGTGGTAGACCAAACTCAATTTCCTTGAGTAATTTacatttcttcattgaCGAGAAAACGGGAAAATCTAAGATTCCATACATCGTGGAAGGTGCTAATTTATTCATCGCCCAAGCTGCTAAGattgaattagaaaaacATGGTTGTATTCTATTCAAAGATGCATCAGCAAATAAAGGTGGTGTTACATCCTCATCTTTGGAAGTGCTTGCTTCATTAGCCTTAAGTGACAATGATTTCgtaaataaattcattggtAAGAAGAATAATACTCTACAAGCGAGATCGATACCACGTACTGATGGTAGCcttgatgaaattattgaaagtAATGAAATCGATAATGATAGTATCCAagaggatgatgataatgaagaaagaaCTGCTCTATACAAATCCTATGTTGTCGAAGTTCAAGCAAGAATCCAAAAAAATGCAGAAGCTgaatttaatcaattatggaaaatcaatcaatcaacAGGCACACCTATTTCAGAGTTATCGAATATTCTTTCATTgacaattaataaattaaacGATGATTTAGTTGGTTCAGAAGAATTGTGGttaaatgatttgaaattgcgtaattatttattgttgaataaaatcattccaaatttattgattgatGTAGCTGGTGCTGAACAagttttaaataatattccagAACCTTACTTGAAAGTAATGTTATCAAGTTATTTGTCAAGTACGTTTGTTTATCAAAATGGTATTGATGTTAATATCGGTAAATTCTTAGAATTTATTGGtgaattgaaaagagaAGTTGCAGAAAAATCTTAA
- the NDAI0H03780 gene encoding uncharacterized protein (similar to Saccharomyces cerevisiae SRP1 (YNL189W); ancestral locus Anc_2.63), with protein MALGVCPLQNHNKPKFMSTNNNYTKFIPEYRKTSFKDKDRFTSHELKKRNVKHQVELRKRKRDELIAQKRAYVPNMSEPESDSDTDYSLSQEQSIILETVMTNQLEEVLPLYVEKIHSNDLQLQLEGLIGIRKLISKKRNQTIQAIIDTGIIPRLINFLDISNSDMLQLEASTICMKITTGTIEQTQALAEASIMPNLLDLVLQSNVNIQKQAFMIIGNICTDVPSIRSYILVNEARILNILKVFQNDDISLIQIAVCALCKIFCNIKNVKVPMRAVELILPILVDLIDCSELDIIEDACWTLSYLLNVDGLIKTATFQNHCIKRLLKLLTVSTKVTFQLPILYCLRRFCSNSNSIGDLLISEGFLLIIKSLLNQRNVHRLIEKELCSFIADITEDNEAHTMAIILEDLVPEFTKILSSAPYKTKTEVCFILSNITNIADSSLVSYLISNNCIKSLCQFLEIANNEDVRIILVTLKNILDIINSSRMTNGLPMSLISELITDPKTISALFNCSQSDNEEISTRAVNLIEKYFSNNFLEEL; from the coding sequence ATGGCATTAGGTGTCTGTCCCCTACAAAACCACAATAAACCCAAATTTATGTCTACTAATAACAATTATACCAAATTCATTCCTGAGTATAGGAAGACTTCATTTAAGGATAAAGATAGGTTCACTTCCCatgaattgaagaaaagaaatgtTAAGCATCAAGTAGAATTAAGAAAACGTAAAAGAGATGAATTGATAGCACAAAAGAGGGCATATGTACCAAATATGTCTGAACCTGAATCAGATTCTGATACAGATTATTCTCTTTCTCAGGAACAGTCAATTATCTTGGAAACTGTAATGACGAACCAGCTCGAAGAGGTTTTGCCGTTATATGTGGAGAAGATTCATTCCAATGATTTGCAACTCCAATTGGAAGGCCTTATAGGTATTAGGAAACtaatatcaaaaaaaagaaaccaGACTATTCAAGCAATAATTGATACTGGTATTATTCCGAGattaatcaatttcttaGATATCAGCAACTCTGATATGCTTCAATTAGAAGCTTCGACCATATGTATGAAAATCACAACGGGAACAATCGAACAAACTCAGGCACTGGCAGAAGCAAGTATCATGccaaatttattagattTAGTACTCCAATCTAATgttaatattcaaaagcAAGCCTTTATGATTATAGGCAACATATGTACCGATGTTCCCTCAATACGGAGTTATATTTTGGTTAATGAGGCAAGAATCCTTAACATTCTGAAGGTATTTCAAAATGACgatatatcattaatacAAATTGCTGTGTGTGCACTTTGCAAGATTTTTTGcaatataaaaaatgtaaaagTCCCTATGAGAGCGGTAGAATTGATTTTGCCAATATTAGTTGACCTAATAGATTGTTCAGAACTAGATATAATTGAAGATGCATGCTGGACTTTgtcatatttattaaatgtaGATGGTCTAATCAAAACAGCTACCTTTCAAAATCATTGTATCAAGAGGTTGTTGAAACTGTTGACGGTTTCAACTAAAGTCACCTTTCAATTACCGATTTTGTATTGTTTAAGAAGATTCTGTTCAAACTCGAATTCAATAGGTGATCTCTTAATAAGTGAGGgatttttattaattattaaatcCCTTCTAAATCAAAGGAATGTACATAGATTGATTGAGAAAGAGCTCTGTTCGTTTATTGCTGATATCACTGAAGACAATGAAGCACATACTATGGCTATCATCCTAGAAGATTTAGTACCAGAATTCACTAAAATACTATCATCTGCTCCgtataaaacaaaaactgAAGTATGCTTTATACTGTCCAATATAACAAATATAGCAGACTCATCACTGGtttcttatttaatttcaaataattgcATTAAATCTCTTTGCCAATTCCTTGAAATTgctaataatgaagatgttCGAATCATATTAGTTacattaaagaatataCTAGATATTATCAATTCATCTAGAATGACAAATGGCCTTCCTATGAGCTTAATTAGTGAACTAATAACCGACCCTAAAACAATATCAGCTTTGTTCAACTGTTCCCAAAGTGACAACGAAGAAATATCTACAAGAGCTGTGAATTTGATTGAGAAATACTTCAGTAACAATTTCTTGGAAGAACTCTAG
- the NDAI0H03740 gene encoding uncharacterized protein (similar to Saccharomyces cerevisiae PRR2 (YDL214C) and NPR1 (YNL183C); ancestral locus Anc_2.71): MQTLSPGNPPVPSYIEATVGHSITGNNNNNNNNHHHYSQNSTNNPLPDIYVQTAITNEGELEVYPLYSNDYCNQLINDNHASDNVSGSSLRTLSTNNSTATSSNNNFTGLQQDHHHEGSQDVNEQRQLMQLWDSHTDISDRHSTSVSSDSPMDLSHLTETRMGTHGTIIRSTNGTNGRETRLFSPNHLGLPSYAESMVVRTKTISSNGSSAITTDHNTERQDGRDRTIDESIMNEKKNKKKNKEKRNDKKNIPPLACIIPYSIPNSKNNNDAYNNKQENNNNKNGRSAMMILTRTGSLSASNGNNNSILPNNVSTIDSNVISSPIVDSVEPRFIVSLDKFQNSNFFHEQLCVKEEEEEKKEVDRERVLKNKTKNSKDNKKRTKSLSSHIGNLFSFNSNSNTNNTIQKKERRHSSYHFYSRRKSSTRRRKNSTSNVSGNGGGMQHSILVSDDNSSDDIETMIAKEEERQNNPYGNKSTNLESLKPSKISKIHHGFHKKYIEINELGSGASGSVKLIQRKNDDSVVYAMKQFRKRVISKETKRDYIRTITSEYCIGINLNHPNIIKTLELIYENDDKTDCSNELRICQIMEYCSYDLFAITMSDYATYDEICCYFKQLMNGVNYLHSIGLCHRDLKLENCVINDYGILKIIDFGAAVVFQYPCSMNLIEASGILGSDPYLPPEVYHFTHYDPRPVDIWSCAIIFVCMVLKKFPWKIPKLTDESFKMFCMGRESNSLIELLTKPNLRVKNKKNGSSSLSNDSDTSSVELESYIEDETYSIDDNNVHIGKLRVLHAIPEECQPMIGKMLELAPTRRATLREILEDSWIETIDMCHLLNEEEIEECKFNDLNDKDGDMKYKFIYVGESHNHTKVQPEKAHINGFLRKDEKEQNTKEEEDDAIQEEGEQYEGSDVEVHSLYSFSSY, encoded by the coding sequence ATGCAAACTCTATCACCAGGCAATCCTCCTGTACCGTCTTATATTGAGGCCACCGTTGGTCATTCCATCACAGgcaacaataacaacaacaacaacaaccatcACCATTATAGTCAGAATTCCACAAACAATCCATTACCAGACATATATGTTCAAACAGCTATAACAAATGAAGGAGAGTTAGAAGTTTATCCTCTTTATAGTAATGATTATTGCAATCAACTTATCAATGATAATCATGCCAGTGACAATGTATCCGGGTCAAGTTTGAGGACTTTATCCACTAACAATAGTACTGCTACCtctagtaataataattttacaGGTTTACAGCAAGATCATCATCATGAAGGAAGTCAAGATGTCAATGAGCAAAGACAATTAATGCAATTATGGGATTCTCATACCGATATCTCTGATCGTCATTCCACTTCAGTTTCCTCTGATTCTCCAATGGATTTATCTCATTTGACAGAAACAAGAATGGGCACCCATGGTACCATAATCAGATCAACAAATGGAACTAATGGAAGAGAAACAAGGTTATTTAGTCCAAATCATCTTGGCTTACCCTCATATGCAGAATCAATGGTGGTTAGAACAAAgacaatttcttcaaatggaTCAAGCGCAATTACTACTGATCATAATACAGAAAGACAAGATGGAAGAGACAGAACAATTGACGAATCGATAATGAACGAgaagaaaaacaagaagaagaataaagaGAAACgaaatgataaaaaaaatattcctCCTTTAGCTTGTATAATACCGTACTCTATTCCAAACtcgaaaaataataatgatgcatataacaataaacaagagaataataataataaaaatggtaGAAGCGCAATGATGATTCTAACCAGAACAGGTAGTTTATCTGCATCTAATgggaataataatagtatattACCAAATAATGTATCGACAATTGATTCTAATGTGATTTCTTCTCCCATTGTGGATTCTGTGGAACCTAGATTTATCGTATCCTTAgataaatttcaaaattctaatttctttcatGAACAATTATGTGtgaaggaagaagaagaagaaaaaaaagaggTGGATCGAGAAAGGGTACTTAAGAACAAGACTAAAAATAGCAAGgataacaaaaaaaggaCAAAATCATTGAGTTCACACATTggaaatttattttcattcaatagtaatagtaacaCCAACAACACAATTcaaaagaaggaaagaaGACATTCATCATACCATTTCTACTCAAGACGTAAATCTAgtacaagaagaagaaaaaatagtaCTAGTAACGTTAGTGGTAACGGTGGCGGTATGCAACATAGTATACTTGTTAGTGATGATAATAGTAGTGATGATATAGAAACTATGATAGCAAAAGAGGAAGAAAGACAAAATAATCCTTATGGTAATAAATCCACAAATttagaatcattaaaaCCGTCAAAGATAtcaaaaattcatcatGGGTTTcataagaaatatattgaaattaatgaattaggTAGTGGTGCCTCTGGGTCAgtgaaattgattcaaaggaaaaatgatgattctGTAGTCTATGCAATGAAACAGTTCCGTAAAAGGGTTATCTCGAAGGAAACTAAACGGGATTATATTCGTACTATTACTTCAGAATATTGTATTGGAATCAATTTAAATCATCcgaatattattaagacattagaattgatttatgaaaatgatgataaaacTGATTGTTCTAATGAATTAAGAATTTGTCAAATCATGGAATATTGTAGTTATGATCTTTTTGCCATAACTATGTCCGATTATGCAACTTATGATGAAATTTGTTGTTatttcaaacaattaatgaatggggtaaattatttacatAGTATTGGATTATGTCATCgagatttgaaattagaaaattgTGTCATTAATGATTATGgtattttgaaaatcaTTGATTTTGGAGCAGCTGTTGTTTTCCAATATCCATgttcaatgaatttaattgaagCTAGTGGTATCCTTGGTAGTGATCCATATTTACCACCTGAAGTTTATCATTTCACACATTATGATCCAAGACCTGTTGATATTTGGTCATGCGCTATCATATTTGTTTGTATggttttgaagaaattccCATGGAAAATCCCTAAATTGACGGATGAATCATTTAAGATGTTTTGTATGGGTAGggaatcaaattcattgattgaatTATTGACTAAACCTAATCTAAGAgtcaagaacaagaagaatgGATCATCATCTTTGTCGAATGATTCCGATACCTCATCAGTGGAATTGGAATCCTATATCGAAGATGAAACGTATtcaattgatgataataatgttcATATTGGTAAATTAAGAGTGTTGCATGCTATTCCTGAAGAATGTCAACCTATGATAGGTAAGATGTTAGAATTAGCACCCACAAGGCGTGCAACATTACGTGAAATTCTAGAAGATTCATGGATTGAAACTATAGATATGTGTCATTTGttaaatgaagaagaaattgaagaatgtAAGTTCAATGATCTAAATGACAAAGATGGTGatatgaaatataaatttatttatgtGGGAGAATCACATAATCATACAAAAGTGCAACCGGAGAAGGCACATATTAACGGATTTTTACGAAAGGATGAAAAGGAGCAAAATACGaaggaggaagaagatgatgcaATCCAAGAAGAAGGCGAACAATATGAAGGATCTGATGTTGAAGTACATTCGTTATATTCTTTCTCCTCCTACTAA
- the TIM22 gene encoding translocation channel protein TIM22 (similar to Saccharomyces cerevisiae TIM22 (YDL217C); ancestral locus Anc_2.65), protein MVYQGFGLEELAPPSHHNKSFKDLTPDEQGERGAQMMVNFMTSCPGKSIISGVTGFALGGVLGLFMASMAYDTPLHTPLAGGVTANVQQMADLPLKQQVKLQFADMGKRSYSSAKNFGYIGMIYAGVECVVESLRAKNDIYNGVTAGCITGGGLAYKSGPQAALMGCGGFALFSAAIDMYMKSEDGRPPANDFKG, encoded by the coding sequence ATGGTTTATCAAGGATTTGGGCTCGAAGAACTTGCACCACCATCTCATCATAACAAGtcttttaaagatttaacGCCTGATGAACAGGGAGAAAGAGGTGCTCAAATGATGGTAAATTTTATGACTTCATGTCCTGGAAAATCAATCATAAGTGGTGTTACAGGGTTTGCCCTAGGTGGTGTTCTTGGTCTATTTATGGCATCCATGGCCTACGACACACCTTTACATACTCCGCTGGCAGGAGGCGTAACCGCTAATGTACAACAAATGGCTGATCTCCCTTTGAAACAACAAGTTAAATTACAGTTTGCTGATATGGGGAAGAGATCCTATTCTAGTGCGAAGAATTTTGGTTATATTGGTATGATTTATGCTGGAGTAGAATGTGTAGTTGAATCTTTGAGAGCTAAgaatgatatatataacggGGTTACTGCAGGTTGTATAACAGGTGGTGGGTTGGCTTATAAAAGTGGTCCACAAGCTGCATTGATGGGATGTGGTGGTTTTGCTCTATTTTCAGCAGCCATCGATATGTATATGAAAAGTGAAGATGGTAGGCCGCCAGcaaatgatttcaaaggataa